One stretch of Oceanimonas pelagia DNA includes these proteins:
- the nfuA gene encoding Fe-S biogenesis protein NfuA produces the protein MITISETAQGHFRKLLSQQPEGTNIRVFVVNPGTPNAECGVSYCPPDAVDHDDTHLPFDGFEAIVDPQSAPFLEEAEIDFVTDQMGSQLTLKAPNAKMSKVPDDAPLADRVEYVLQSQINPGLASHGGKVVLTEITADGLAILQFGGGCNGCSMVDVTLKEGIEKQLLELFPGELTGVRDATEHQRGEHSYY, from the coding sequence ATGATTACGATTTCCGAAACCGCCCAGGGACACTTCCGCAAATTGCTGTCACAACAGCCGGAAGGCACCAATATTCGCGTCTTTGTGGTTAACCCGGGCACCCCCAATGCCGAGTGCGGAGTCTCCTACTGTCCTCCCGATGCAGTGGATCACGATGACACCCACCTGCCCTTTGACGGCTTTGAAGCCATCGTCGATCCCCAGAGTGCGCCCTTTCTGGAAGAGGCCGAAATCGACTTTGTCACCGATCAGATGGGCTCCCAGCTCACCCTGAAGGCGCCCAACGCCAAGATGAGCAAGGTGCCCGACGACGCGCCCCTGGCCGACCGGGTGGAGTACGTGTTGCAGTCCCAGATCAACCCGGGCCTGGCCAGCCACGGCGGCAAGGTAGTGCTCACCGAGATCACCGCAGACGGCCTCGCCATTCTGCAGTTCGGCGGTGGTTGCAACGGGTGCTCCATGGTCGACGTCACCCTGAAGGAAGGCATCGAGAAACAGTTGCTCGAGCTGTTTCCGGGTGAACTCACCGGCGTACGCGACGCCACCGAACACCAGCGCGGCGAACACTCCTACTACTGA
- a CDS encoding ferredoxin--NADP reductase, whose product MASYDITLKRTEPVADGTLALFFDKPGGFEFTAGQCVRLVLKDPPETDGEGNGRILSLASAPAESELMVATRLRDTAFKRVLGGLAPGAVLTLKGPYGNFVLPVEGDAPLVFITGGIGITPVRSMLLQLLEEGDNRAVTLFYANRRLGDAAFLHELQQACAGRSNYELVTILTQDPNWPGEQGHLDEAMLRRHVVELSEPLYYLDGPPGLVSAMRSVLAGAGVSDDRVRTEEFAGY is encoded by the coding sequence ATGGCCAGTTACGACATCACCCTCAAACGCACCGAGCCGGTAGCCGACGGCACCCTGGCGCTGTTTTTCGACAAGCCCGGCGGCTTTGAGTTTACCGCCGGTCAGTGCGTGCGGCTGGTGCTCAAGGACCCGCCGGAAACCGACGGTGAGGGCAATGGCCGCATCCTGTCGCTGGCTTCGGCACCGGCGGAAAGCGAGCTGATGGTGGCTACCCGGCTGCGCGACACCGCCTTCAAGCGGGTGCTGGGCGGGCTCGCGCCCGGCGCCGTGCTTACCCTCAAGGGGCCTTACGGTAATTTTGTGCTGCCCGTCGAGGGGGATGCGCCCCTGGTGTTCATCACCGGCGGCATTGGCATTACGCCGGTGCGCAGCATGCTGTTGCAGTTGCTGGAAGAAGGCGACAACCGCGCTGTGACCCTGTTCTACGCCAACCGCCGCCTGGGGGACGCCGCCTTTCTCCATGAGCTGCAGCAGGCCTGCGCCGGGCGCAGCAATTACGAACTGGTGACCATTCTGACCCAGGATCCGAACTGGCCGGGGGAGCAGGGGCACCTGGATGAAGCCATGCTGCGCCGCCACGTGGTGGAGCTGAGCGAGCCGCTTTACTATCTGGACGGTCCCCCCGGGCTGGTGAGTGCCATGAGGTCGGTGCTGGCGGGGGCGGGCGTGTCCGACGACCGGGTGCGCACCGAGGAATTTGCCGGCTACTGA
- the secB gene encoding protein-export chaperone SecB has translation MAEAANGADAQAQQQVEFQIQRIYLKDVSFEAPGTPLVFQKEWKPEVKLDLDTKSARLGDNVFEVVLTLTVTCNMGENETVYLCEIQQAGVFTIGNMAEPQLAHCLGSFCPNILFPYARETVAGLVNKGSFPQLNLAPVNFDALFAAHVQRAQQQQQADA, from the coding sequence ATGGCCGAAGCAGCAAACGGCGCCGATGCCCAGGCGCAACAGCAGGTAGAATTCCAGATCCAGCGCATTTACCTGAAGGACGTGTCCTTTGAAGCCCCGGGCACGCCCCTGGTGTTCCAGAAAGAGTGGAAGCCCGAGGTGAAGCTGGATCTCGACACCAAGAGCGCCCGCCTGGGTGACAACGTGTTTGAAGTGGTGCTGACCCTGACCGTGACCTGCAACATGGGCGAAAACGAAACCGTTTACCTGTGCGAAATTCAGCAGGCCGGGGTGTTCACCATCGGCAACATGGCTGAGCCCCAGCTGGCACATTGTCTGGGCTCTTTCTGCCCCAACATTCTGTTCCCCTACGCCCGCGAAACCGTGGCCGGCCTGGTGAACAAGGGCTCCTTCCCGCAGCTGAACCTGGCGCCGGTGAACTTCGACGCCCTGTTTGCCGCCCACGTGCAGCGCGCCCAGCAGCAACAACAGGCCGACGCCTGA
- the bioH gene encoding pimeloyl-ACP methyl ester esterase BioH yields MSVYTEQHGRGPHLVLLHGWGMNGAVWRGLAARLETDFCLHIVDLPGFGHSAPLPVGSSLADWADSVLAVVPERAAWLGWSLGGLVATQAALQAPRRVSALITLASSPRFVSDAGWPGIRPEVLSGFEQQLAEDHQLVVNRFLALQAMGSEHARDDIRRLRDSLASKPAPDPQALAAGLGLLGEVDLRAQLAQLEMPLLRLYGRLDGLVPRKAASLTDALAPNSASHVEPKASHAPFISHPEATAEHIRRFLQHKD; encoded by the coding sequence ATGAGTGTATATACAGAACAACACGGGCGAGGCCCGCATCTGGTGCTGCTGCACGGCTGGGGCATGAACGGCGCGGTCTGGCGCGGGCTGGCGGCCCGGCTGGAGACGGACTTTTGCCTGCACATCGTGGACTTGCCGGGCTTTGGGCACAGTGCTCCTTTGCCGGTTGGCAGCAGTCTGGCCGACTGGGCCGACAGCGTGCTGGCGGTGGTGCCGGAGCGGGCCGCCTGGCTGGGCTGGTCTCTTGGGGGACTGGTGGCCACTCAGGCGGCGTTGCAGGCACCCAGGCGGGTGAGTGCGCTGATCACCCTGGCCAGTTCCCCCCGGTTTGTCAGCGACGCCGGCTGGCCCGGCATCCGGCCCGAGGTGCTGAGCGGCTTTGAGCAGCAGCTGGCGGAAGATCACCAACTGGTGGTGAACCGCTTTCTGGCGCTGCAAGCCATGGGCAGCGAGCATGCCCGGGACGACATTCGCCGGCTGCGGGACAGCCTGGCCAGCAAGCCGGCCCCGGATCCGCAAGCCCTGGCGGCGGGTCTGGGCCTGCTGGGTGAAGTGGATCTGCGGGCGCAACTGGCGCAGCTGGAAATGCCATTGCTGCGGCTCTATGGCCGCCTGGACGGTCTGGTGCCGCGCAAGGCGGCGTCACTCACCGACGCCCTGGCTCCAAACAGCGCCAGCCACGTTGAGCCCAAGGCGTCCCATGCGCCCTTTATCTCCCACCCCGAGGCCACCGCCGAGCACATTCGCCGCTTTCTGCAGCATAAAGACTGA
- a CDS encoding ComF family protein yields MIRPLLARLQSGSLWWGQCLLCRQDCHDAALLCQHCRNELPVLEHPCPGCACPLPMAGARCGHCQKRPPPWQRMQVLAPYEAPFNRLVHDLKYHGRLLNGRLLGQLLAERLLPPWPEAVLPVPLHWWRRLRRGGNQAEEIARGLPPALTVDHRLLRRVRATAAQTHLSKAERRRNLTGAFTTASCPYRHVALLDDVITTGATMAELTRLLQAHGVERVEVWAVCRTLEH; encoded by the coding sequence ATGATACGGCCCCTGCTCGCCCGCTTACAATCCGGCTCCTTGTGGTGGGGCCAGTGCCTGTTGTGCCGGCAGGACTGCCACGACGCCGCGCTGCTGTGCCAACACTGTCGCAACGAGTTGCCGGTGCTGGAACATCCCTGCCCCGGCTGTGCCTGTCCGCTGCCCATGGCCGGTGCCCGCTGCGGCCACTGCCAGAAGCGGCCGCCGCCCTGGCAGCGCATGCAGGTACTGGCTCCCTATGAGGCCCCATTTAACCGGCTGGTGCACGACCTCAAGTACCACGGCCGGCTGCTCAACGGCCGCCTGCTGGGACAGCTGCTGGCCGAGCGGCTCTTGCCGCCCTGGCCCGAGGCGGTGCTGCCGGTGCCGCTGCACTGGTGGCGGCGGCTGCGCCGGGGCGGCAACCAGGCGGAGGAAATTGCCCGAGGACTGCCGCCGGCCCTGACGGTCGATCACCGCCTGCTGCGCCGGGTCCGGGCCACGGCCGCGCAAACGCATTTGAGCAAGGCCGAGCGCCGGCGCAACCTCACCGGTGCCTTTACCACCGCTTCCTGCCCCTACCGCCATGTGGCGCTGCTGGATGACGTCATCACCACCGGCGCCACCATGGCCGAGCTGACCCGGCTGTTGCAGGCGCACGGAGTGGAGCGGGTGGAAGTGTGGGCGGTGTGCCGCACTCTTGAACACTGA
- a CDS encoding rhodanese-like domain-containing protein, whose product MQEYLDFAARHPLLTMVWLGLASAVVYTSIISRLSKVKVVPAQEAVMLINKQNAAVVDIRPAEEFRKGHIAGAVNVPHAQLKANNLNLIEKYKDKPLVLVCESGMTTASAGRLLSKAGFGQVFTLRGGMADWRTQNLPVTKR is encoded by the coding sequence ATGCAAGAGTACCTTGATTTTGCCGCCCGGCACCCGCTGCTGACCATGGTCTGGCTGGGCCTGGCCTCGGCGGTGGTATACACCTCGATTATTTCCCGCCTGTCAAAGGTGAAGGTGGTTCCGGCCCAGGAAGCGGTCATGCTGATCAACAAGCAGAATGCGGCCGTGGTCGACATTCGCCCGGCGGAAGAATTCCGCAAGGGCCATATCGCCGGTGCCGTGAACGTGCCTCACGCTCAGCTCAAGGCCAACAACCTGAATCTGATCGAGAAGTACAAGGACAAGCCCCTGGTGCTGGTGTGCGAAAGCGGCATGACCACCGCCAGTGCCGGCCGGTTGCTGAGCAAGGCCGGTTTTGGCCAGGTGTTTACCCTGCGCGGCGGCATGGCCGACTGGCGAACCCAGAACCTGCCGGTGACCAAGCGCTAA
- the gpsA gene encoding NAD(P)H-dependent glycerol-3-phosphate dehydrogenase, with protein MTHAAISVLGAGSYGTALAIALARNGHRTLLWSHRPEQVAALAADRCNRVFLPDALFPDSLELEADLQRAVQASRNLLIVVPSHVFADVLHQVKPFLRPDSRIAWATKGLDPATGNLLQRVAEDVVGPDRPLAVLSGPTFAKELAMGLPTAISLASTDADFARELADLVHCDRSFRVYLNDDMVGLQLGGAVKNVIAIGAGLADGLGFGANARTALITRGLVELQRLGVALGAQQDTFMGMAGLGDLVLTCTDNQSRNRRFGLALGQGSSVDTAMAEIGQVVEGYRNAAEVHQLAGRHGVEMPICEQVYQVLYEGKNAREAAIALLSRDRKAE; from the coding sequence ATGACGCACGCCGCCATCAGCGTGCTGGGGGCCGGCTCCTACGGCACGGCCCTGGCCATTGCGCTGGCCCGCAATGGCCACCGCACCCTGCTGTGGAGCCACCGGCCCGAGCAGGTGGCGGCTCTGGCGGCGGACCGCTGCAACCGGGTATTTCTGCCCGATGCCCTGTTTCCCGACAGCCTCGAACTGGAAGCCGATCTGCAGCGGGCGGTGCAGGCCAGTCGCAATCTGCTGATTGTGGTGCCAAGCCATGTGTTCGCCGATGTGCTGCACCAGGTGAAGCCCTTTCTGCGCCCCGACAGCCGCATTGCCTGGGCCACCAAGGGGCTGGATCCGGCCACCGGCAACCTGCTGCAGCGGGTGGCCGAAGACGTAGTCGGCCCGGATCGCCCGCTGGCGGTGCTGTCGGGGCCGACCTTTGCCAAGGAGCTGGCCATGGGCCTGCCCACGGCCATTTCGCTGGCATCCACCGATGCGGATTTCGCTCGGGAGCTGGCGGATCTGGTGCACTGCGATCGCTCGTTCCGGGTATATCTGAACGACGACATGGTGGGCCTGCAACTGGGCGGCGCGGTGAAAAACGTGATCGCCATTGGCGCCGGCCTGGCCGACGGGCTGGGTTTTGGCGCCAATGCCCGCACCGCGCTGATCACTCGCGGTCTGGTGGAGCTGCAACGTCTGGGCGTGGCCCTGGGCGCCCAGCAGGACACCTTTATGGGCATGGCCGGCCTGGGGGATCTGGTGCTGACCTGCACCGACAACCAGTCCCGCAACCGTCGCTTTGGTCTGGCCCTGGGCCAGGGCAGCAGCGTGGACACCGCCATGGCCGAGATCGGCCAGGTGGTGGAAGGCTACCGCAACGCCGCCGAGGTGCATCAGCTGGCCGGGCGCCACGGGGTGGAGATGCCCATCTGCGAGCAGGTCTATCAGGTGCTGTATGAAGGCAAGAACGCCAGAGAGGCCGCCATCGCCCTGCTGAGCCGGGACCGCAAGGCGGAATAG
- a CDS encoding YebC/PmpR family DNA-binding transcriptional regulator yields MGRAYQNRKESIAKTANAKSKVYSKYGREIYVVAKAGGADPDGNLSLRGLIERAKKDQVPSHVIEKALQKATSGAGEDFSPARYEGFGPGNCMVIVDCLTDNPNRTIGDVRQCFNKVKAKLGSSGTVSHMFDHCAILVFEGDDEEAVLEALMMADVDVTDIELEDGKITVFAPQTEYFKAKQALSEAFEGIDFEVDAIQFVPQTTVQISGDDVAQMERFLDMLNDVDDVQNVYHNAEY; encoded by the coding sequence ATGGGCAGAGCCTATCAAAACCGCAAAGAATCCATCGCCAAGACCGCCAACGCCAAGAGCAAGGTCTACAGCAAGTACGGCCGCGAAATCTACGTGGTCGCCAAGGCGGGGGGCGCCGACCCTGATGGCAACCTGAGCCTGCGTGGCCTGATCGAACGCGCCAAAAAAGACCAGGTGCCTTCCCACGTGATTGAAAAGGCCCTGCAAAAGGCCACCAGCGGCGCCGGTGAAGACTTTTCCCCGGCCCGCTATGAAGGTTTTGGTCCCGGCAACTGCATGGTGATCGTCGACTGCCTCACCGACAACCCCAACCGCACCATTGGTGACGTGCGCCAGTGCTTCAACAAGGTTAAGGCCAAGCTGGGCAGTTCCGGCACCGTCAGCCACATGTTTGATCACTGCGCCATTCTGGTGTTTGAGGGTGACGACGAGGAAGCCGTGCTGGAGGCCCTGATGATGGCCGATGTGGATGTCACCGACATCGAGCTGGAAGACGGCAAGATCACTGTGTTTGCCCCCCAGACCGAGTATTTCAAGGCCAAGCAGGCCCTGAGCGAAGCCTTTGAAGGCATCGACTTCGAGGTGGACGCCATTCAGTTCGTGCCCCAGACCACGGTCCAGATCAGTGGCGACGACGTGGCTCAGATGGAGCGCTTCCTCGACATGCTCAACGACGTGGACGATGTGCAGAACGTTTATCACAACGCCGAATACTGA